In a single window of the Micrococcaceae bacterium Sec5.7 genome:
- the mraZ gene encoding division/cell wall cluster transcriptional repressor MraZ — protein sequence MFLGTHSPRLDEKGRIILPAKFREELASGLVLTRGQERCIYVFSEQEFARVHEQMREAPISSRQARDYIRVFLSGASDEVPDKQGRVTIPAALREYAGLGRELAVIGAGTRAEIWDAQAWNEYLAEKETSFSETDDAIPGIL from the coding sequence GTGTTCTTAGGAACACATTCACCGCGTCTGGACGAAAAGGGGCGCATCATCCTCCCAGCGAAGTTCCGTGAGGAACTTGCCAGCGGTCTGGTCCTGACAAGGGGCCAGGAGCGCTGCATCTACGTCTTCAGTGAGCAGGAATTCGCACGTGTTCACGAGCAAATGCGGGAGGCGCCCATTTCCTCCCGGCAGGCCCGTGACTACATCCGGGTCTTTCTCTCTGGAGCCTCTGACGAGGTACCTGACAAGCAGGGGCGCGTGACTATTCCAGCGGCGCTCCGGGAGTACGCAGGACTCGGCAGGGAACTGGCCGTCATTGGCGCCGGAACCCGCGCGGAGATCTGGGACGCCCAGGCCTGGAACGAGTACCTGGCCGAGAAGGAAACGTCCTTCTCGGAAACCGACGACGCCATTCCCGGGATTCTCTGA
- the rsmH gene encoding 16S rRNA (cytosine(1402)-N(4))-methyltransferase RsmH, whose amino-acid sequence MNDQAKPTSERHVPVLRDRCINLLAPGFEAARLRGETPVAIDATLGMGGHAEAMLQRYPDLHLIGIDRDEEALALAGERLAPFASRTDLVHAVYDEIPDVLEDLGISEVHGILMDLGVSSLQLDERERGFAYSFDAPLDMRMDTSRGQTAADVVNNYSEDELVRIIRKWGEEKFAGRIANRIVAARSVKPFATTGELVEQIRGVVPAAAAKSGGHPAKRTFQALRIEVNEELEVLERAVPAAVAATALGGRIVVMSYHSLEDKIVKGVFQAGSKSSAPLGFPVELEEHKAELKTLTKGTEVPTAVEIAENSRAASARLRAVERIRARRTA is encoded by the coding sequence ATGAATGACCAGGCAAAGCCGACGTCCGAACGCCATGTACCGGTTCTCAGGGACCGGTGCATCAATCTGTTGGCACCTGGATTTGAAGCTGCGCGCCTGAGGGGCGAAACGCCGGTAGCCATCGACGCCACCCTGGGAATGGGTGGACATGCCGAGGCCATGCTCCAGCGCTACCCGGATCTCCATCTGATCGGCATTGACCGCGATGAGGAGGCTCTGGCACTGGCCGGGGAGAGACTCGCGCCGTTTGCCTCACGCACCGATCTGGTTCATGCCGTCTACGACGAAATCCCTGACGTCCTCGAGGATCTTGGCATTTCCGAGGTGCACGGCATCCTGATGGATCTGGGCGTCTCCTCACTGCAGCTCGACGAACGGGAACGTGGCTTCGCCTACTCCTTCGATGCACCGCTGGACATGCGGATGGACACCAGCCGGGGACAGACAGCCGCGGACGTCGTCAACAACTACAGCGAAGACGAACTGGTCCGGATCATCCGCAAATGGGGCGAAGAGAAGTTCGCCGGCCGTATTGCAAACCGCATTGTGGCCGCACGCTCCGTCAAGCCGTTCGCCACGACGGGAGAACTCGTTGAGCAGATCCGTGGGGTTGTTCCTGCCGCCGCAGCCAAGTCCGGCGGACATCCTGCTAAGCGGACTTTCCAGGCACTCCGGATCGAGGTCAACGAGGAACTCGAGGTCCTGGAACGGGCCGTACCGGCGGCCGTTGCGGCCACCGCGCTGGGCGGACGCATTGTTGTTATGTCCTATCACTCCCTGGAAGACAAGATCGTTAAAGGCGTTTTCCAGGCGGGTTCCAAGTCCTCGGCGCCGCTCGGCTTCCCGGTGGAGCTGGAAGAACACAAGGCCGAACTCAAAACCCTGACCAAAGGCACCGAGGTGCCTACCGCCGTCGAGATCGCCGAGAATTCGCGCGCAGCCTCAGCCCGGTTGCGCGCCGTGGAACGCATCAGAGCCAGGAGGACCGCATGA
- a CDS encoding penicillin-binding protein 2, with translation MPAKSGAGPAKAGSGKAPSATRRLRLGLGIMLALLLVVGGKLFLVQGLDIGGMAEAALDNRSRAVVLPAERGRILDANGTVLANSVIRYNVVVDQTVNTKTDSFWRLEMVNGEEQLVEVSRDQGITELAAVLGMETKDVKAAVTGDHRYYIVSKDLKPDVEDRVAKLQIPGIVSEGTTKRVYPNGSVAGGIVGFLKDGVTGQAGLEQTQDDILKGTAGKRLFEIGADGLRIPVGVDQLTPPEDGKDVKLTINSDLQYFAQQAIQSQSDKLGAEWGVIIVEDIKTGNIIAMADTNAPDPNDPGQVAARDRGVRSVTAAYEPGSVEKMITASALIEEGKAGPLDTFTIPPSYTVDGQTFNDSFEHGTEQRTLAGILGWSMNTGTVMAGQRLSKDQRHDWLQKFGIGEAPDIGLPAEASGILTPADQWDGRQEYTVLFGQGVSQSTLQTVRAFQTVANKGVMLQPRLIDSYINPDGTAETVAAKPPRQVVSDGTATQVRNILESAVTEGQIKDAAIDGYRVGAKTGTSESPCDDGKSGYCGYTASIVGMAPMDDPRFIVEVVLQRPKGSIYGITQGPVFRSVMSQVLRTYNVQPSTGEPARLPQYAK, from the coding sequence ATACCTGCCAAATCGGGTGCAGGCCCGGCCAAAGCCGGATCCGGAAAGGCCCCGAGCGCAACACGGAGGCTGCGGCTGGGTCTGGGCATCATGCTGGCGCTCTTACTGGTCGTCGGCGGAAAGCTTTTCCTCGTCCAAGGGCTGGACATCGGCGGTATGGCCGAGGCCGCATTGGACAATCGGAGCCGGGCCGTTGTGTTGCCGGCTGAGCGGGGCAGGATCCTTGATGCCAACGGAACCGTCCTGGCGAACAGCGTGATCCGCTACAACGTGGTTGTGGACCAGACCGTCAACACCAAAACCGACTCCTTCTGGCGTCTCGAGATGGTGAACGGCGAGGAACAACTGGTGGAGGTATCCCGTGACCAGGGCATTACCGAACTGGCCGCCGTACTGGGGATGGAAACCAAGGACGTGAAAGCTGCCGTCACAGGCGATCACCGCTACTACATTGTTTCCAAAGACCTTAAGCCCGATGTCGAAGACCGGGTCGCCAAGCTTCAGATTCCGGGAATTGTCTCCGAGGGCACCACCAAGCGTGTGTACCCCAACGGTTCAGTAGCGGGCGGCATAGTGGGTTTCCTGAAGGACGGCGTCACCGGCCAGGCCGGTCTTGAACAGACCCAGGATGACATCCTCAAGGGCACTGCCGGTAAACGACTTTTTGAAATCGGCGCTGACGGCCTTCGCATCCCGGTCGGTGTGGATCAGCTGACGCCTCCGGAGGACGGTAAGGACGTCAAGCTCACCATCAACTCCGATCTCCAGTACTTCGCACAGCAGGCCATCCAGAGCCAATCAGATAAACTTGGCGCGGAGTGGGGAGTGATCATCGTCGAAGACATCAAGACCGGCAACATCATCGCCATGGCCGACACCAATGCTCCGGATCCCAACGACCCCGGCCAGGTTGCTGCCCGGGACCGCGGCGTGCGTTCAGTCACAGCAGCCTATGAACCCGGTTCCGTGGAGAAGATGATCACGGCCTCCGCCCTGATCGAGGAAGGCAAGGCCGGCCCGCTGGACACCTTCACCATCCCGCCGTCGTATACGGTGGACGGCCAGACGTTCAATGATTCATTCGAACATGGCACCGAGCAGCGCACCCTGGCCGGAATTCTGGGCTGGTCCATGAACACCGGGACGGTGATGGCGGGGCAGCGGCTGTCGAAGGACCAGCGTCACGACTGGCTGCAGAAGTTCGGCATCGGTGAAGCACCTGACATCGGACTGCCCGCCGAAGCCTCCGGAATCCTGACACCCGCTGACCAGTGGGACGGCCGCCAGGAATATACGGTTCTGTTTGGTCAGGGTGTGTCCCAGTCGACCCTTCAGACCGTCCGGGCGTTCCAGACCGTTGCCAACAAAGGGGTAATGCTCCAGCCGCGCCTGATCGACAGCTACATCAACCCGGACGGCACCGCGGAGACGGTAGCCGCCAAGCCACCACGCCAGGTTGTCTCGGACGGGACAGCCACGCAAGTGCGGAACATTCTTGAGAGCGCGGTCACCGAGGGGCAGATCAAGGACGCCGCGATCGATGGTTACCGGGTGGGTGCCAAGACCGGAACCTCCGAATCTCCGTGCGATGACGGCAAATCCGGGTACTGCGGGTATACCGCTTCCATCGTGGGAATGGCGCCCATGGACGATCCGCGGTTTATTGTTGAAGTGGTCCTCCAGCGGCCCAAGGGCAGCATCTACGGAATCACCCAGGGCCCTGTGTTCCGCTCGGTCATGAGCCAGGTGCTGCGGACATACAATGTCCAGCCGTCCACCGGCGAACCGGCAAGGCTGCCGCAGTACGCCAAGTAG